The DNA sequence TCAGATGGACGACCTTCACGACGGAAGAAGCCACCGGGGATCTTCCCAGCTGCGTAAGTTTTTTCTAAGTAATCAACAGTCAATGGGAAAAATGATTGGCCTGGCTTTGCAGACTTAGAGGCTACAACTGTACCCATTACTACTGTGTCATCTACATTAACGATAACGGCACCACCAGCTTGACGAGCAATCTCACCTGTTTCCATTGTTACTTGATGGTTGCCCCATTGAAAACTTTTTACTGCTTTTTTAAACATTGTCATTCTGATCTTCTCCAAATTGTTCACGCAAGACTCACATGAGCATTACGCTTGTCGTGGGATAAAGCAGTGTCACGACAACACTGGAGCGATTTCGGATCACAAGGGATGCCATTCCAGGGAGGCTCTGCATACAACCCAGAAACTCATTGGAATGACACAATCCCCTACACAAATGATCTAAAGCGCCCAAAAAAACATGCCATCTGCTTAAGACTGATTCTGCGAAGAAACAACCCTAAGAAAGATGGCATTGCATTCCGATAAGAATTACTTACGGAGACCTAATTTCTCAATCAATGCGCGATAGCGATCCAAATCTTTGCCTTTGAGGTAATCCAAGAGGCGACGGCGACGTGAAACCATCTTCAACAAACCACGACGGCTGTGATGATCTTTAGCGTTAGCCTTGAAATGGGGGGTTAATTCATTGATGCGGGCTGTGAGCAATGAAACTTGTACTTCAGGACTACCCGTATCGTTTGCGCTGCGCGCGTTTTCTTTGACGATTTCCGCCGTTTTAATATCAGCAACTGCCATTTTTAATACTCCTAACTTGCGAACACCTGAGCTTTCACCCATTAAGCGTCGTGCGTGTTTAACAAAATAAAACAAAAAAGCTTTAAAAATCAAAGCCATCGAATTGTATCAGACGACACACCAAAAGAGGGAATTGGCTTACAAGTATTCGTATTCTCTAGGGGTGAATACTTTGTTTAATTGCAAATAATCTATATAAATCAATAATTTACAAATATGTCTGCCTTTTTTCGAACCATCAGCACCCTTCTTTTCCTGGCTTTTGGCCTAAACGCCCCTGTTTTTGCCCAATTTTCGAACCCGTTTGCATCAGACAAGACGGTTGCTCAGCAACGCCAGGACATACTTGCTAAGAGCGAACAAACCTTGAAGCAGCTCTATGCCATTCAGCCTAAAGCGAAGGATGCGATCGAAAAATCTACTGGCTATGCCACTTTCAGCAATTTTGGAATGAAAATTTTGATAGCTGGCGGTGGTACAGGTAGCGGCGTAGTCGTCAGCAAAAATAAAAAGCCGGTTTATATGAATATGGCAGAGGTTCAAGCCGGCCTTGGAATTGGAATCAAATCCTTTCAGAACATATTTGTTTTTCAAACTGATGCAGCAATGAATGATTTTGTGAATTCAGGCTGGACTTTTGGCGGGCAAGTTACTGCAGCCGCCAAGTATGAAAAAGATGGTGACGCCTATCAGGATGCAACGGTTGTTGCACCAGGGGTCTTAATGTATCAACTAACCGACTCAGGCCTTGCCGCTGAAATCACCGGCAAAGGCACCAAGTACTATAAAAATACTGACTTAAATAAATAGAGGTGAAGACGCTTAAGGCGTCATCTGCGCATTGAGCTTAGCCTGGCTAGGATCATGCAACTTATTTAAGGCTGCCAAGTAGGCTTTCGCAGAGGCTGCAATGATGTCGGGATCGGTACCAACACCATTCACAATACGGCCACCTTTTGCTAAACGCACGGTCACTTCGCCTTGCGATTGCGTTCCTGAAGTAATCGCATTAACTGAATAAAGCAACTGCTCTGCTCCACTCTTAGCAATACCTTCAATAGCATTCAAGCTAGCATCAACTGGACCATTACCTTCTGCTTCTGAACTAATCTCTTTGTCACCCATGCGAAAAGTCACACGTGACTTAGGACGCTCACCAGTTTCAGAATGCTGGCTTAAGGAGATAAATTTGTAATGCTCACCCTCTTCTGCTGCTGCTGAATCAGACATGATGGCAATAATATCTTCATCAAAAATCTCGGACTTCTGATCAGCCAAGGTCTTAAAACGAGTAAATGCCTCATTTAAATCAGCCTCGGCTTCGACCGTAATGCCCAACTCTTGCAAGCGTTGTTTGAAAGCATTGCGGCCAGATAACTTACCCAAAACAATCTTGTTTGCTGACCAACCCACATCTTCTGCGCGCATGATTTCATAGGTGTCACGGTTTTTCAAAATGCCGTCCTGATGAATGCCTGATGTGTGTGCAAAGGCGTTAGCTCCAACCACTGCTTTGTTAGGCTGAACGACAAAACCCGTAATTTGAGAAACCAATTTAGATGCAGGTACGATTTGAGTTGCATCTATACCGCAGACCATATCGAAATAATCCTTGCGCGTGCGCAATGACATCACAATTTCCTCTAATGCAGTATTACCAGCGCGCTCACCCAAACCATTTATCGTGCACTCGATTTGACGGGCTCCGCCAATTTTTACGCCGGCCAAAGAGTTCGCTACCGCCATACCCAAATCATTGTGACAATGCACAGACCACACCGCCTTGTCTGAATTGGGCACACGAGTACGCAAGGTCTTAATAAACTCACCATATAACTCGGGAGTTGCGTAACCAACTGTATCTGGAATGTTGATGGTGGATGCGCCCTCGTTAATGACTGCCTCCACCACTCGGCACAAGAAATCCATCTCTGAACGATAGCCATCTTCAGCAGAGAATTCGATATCAGCGGCTAAATTACGCGCAAAACGAATAGAACGCTTAGCCTGCTCTAAAACCTCTTCTGGAGACATGCGCAACTTCACAGCCATATGCAATTGGCTAGTTGCCAAAAAGGCATGGATGCGTTTTGCATTAGCGGCCTGCAAGGCATCAGCAGCACGGGTAATGTCCTTATCGTTGGCGCGAGCCAAGGAGCAGACTATTGAATCTTTTACCGCAGCAGCAACAGCAGATATCGCCTGGAAATCACCTTCAGAGCTAGCGGCAAAACCAGCTTCAATCACATCCACTTTGAGACGCTCAAGCTGGCGGGCAATCCGCACTTTTTCATCTTTAGTCATCGAGGCGCCTGGAGACTGCTCGCCATCACGTAAGGTGGTGTCAAAAATGATTACTTTGTCGCTCATTACTACTCTCCGGTTTTAAATACTTGTAAATCTATTAACTTCGATCTTAAAAACAAAAACCCCAGCAATTAGCTGGGGCTGGTATGTGGTGGCTAATGAATCTTTTATCTCATTAACTCAGGCCTTACCCGCCCCAAGCTTTAGGCTTAGTGCTAGTAGAAGAAGGCTAGATAAAAGTGAGAAATTCATAGTCATGGAAATACTATACCCCAAAATTATGGAATTAGCTAAAACGTTTTCCGCTAAGTCGCTCCCAGGCCCAGATAACATAGCCCGATATGGAATACACCACAAACAAGCCAAATAGAGTCAATGGGGGGTTTGATGAGATCAAAACAAAAGTTAGGATCATCAAAACCATGACGCCAAAAGGCACACGGTAGCGAACATCTAAGGCCTTACCGCTATAAAAACGAGCATTAGAAACCATAGTAAGGCCAGCATATACAGCAATAAAGAAGGTGACCCAGGGAATTGCAGTGTCCCGCACTGGAATCTTGTTGTCATCTGCCAACCAAATAAAACCAGCCATCAAGGCACCTGCCGCTGGGCTTGGCAAACCTTGGAAAAACTTCTTATCGACAACGCCAGTGTTTACATTAAAGCGAGCCAGACGCAAAGCGGCACCAGCACAATAAGTAAATGCAGCCAGCCAACCCCATTTACCTAAATCTTTTAGGGCCCATTCATAAGCCACTAACGCAGGCGCAACACCAAAGGAAACCATATCAGCTAGAGAGTCGTACTGCTCACCAAAAGCACTCTGAGTATTAGTCATACGCGCTATTCGACCATCCATGCCATCTAAAACCAAAGATGCAAAGATCGCAATAGCAGCCATCTCAAACTGATGGTTCATTGCATTCACAATAGCAAAGAAACCACAAAATAATGCGGCAGTAGTAAAAGCGTTTGGTAAGAGATAGATACCCTTGCTACGTAAGCGGGGCTTTTGTGGGTGCAGCTCTTCTACTTCGTAATCAACTCCATCCCCTAACTCCTCGGCCCACTGCTTATCTGAAGTGGCGGTATGCTGATGGGGGAGACGACTCCGGTCTATGCGACCACGACGGCGAAATGTAGTCAAAAAATGTCCTAGTGAATAATATTTCTAATCATTCTAAGCCTGGCAAACGGGCCAAGGCTGTGTTTGTTGCAAATACTTTATCACCAACACTAACGAGCGGCTCTGCAGTCAG is a window from the Polynucleobacter sp. MWH-Aus1W21 genome containing:
- the rpsO gene encoding 30S ribosomal protein S15, yielding MAVADIKTAEIVKENARSANDTGSPEVQVSLLTARINELTPHFKANAKDHHSRRGLLKMVSRRRRLLDYLKGKDLDRYRALIEKLGLRK
- a CDS encoding YSC84-related protein is translated as MSAFFRTISTLLFLAFGLNAPVFAQFSNPFASDKTVAQQRQDILAKSEQTLKQLYAIQPKAKDAIEKSTGYATFSNFGMKILIAGGGTGSGVVVSKNKKPVYMNMAEVQAGLGIGIKSFQNIFVFQTDAAMNDFVNSGWTFGGQVTAAAKYEKDGDAYQDATVVAPGVLMYQLTDSGLAAEITGKGTKYYKNTDLNK
- a CDS encoding 2-isopropylmalate synthase — encoded protein: MSDKVIIFDTTLRDGEQSPGASMTKDEKVRIARQLERLKVDVIEAGFAASSEGDFQAISAVAAAVKDSIVCSLARANDKDITRAADALQAANAKRIHAFLATSQLHMAVKLRMSPEEVLEQAKRSIRFARNLAADIEFSAEDGYRSEMDFLCRVVEAVINEGASTINIPDTVGYATPELYGEFIKTLRTRVPNSDKAVWSVHCHNDLGMAVANSLAGVKIGGARQIECTINGLGERAGNTALEEIVMSLRTRKDYFDMVCGIDATQIVPASKLVSQITGFVVQPNKAVVGANAFAHTSGIHQDGILKNRDTYEIMRAEDVGWSANKIVLGKLSGRNAFKQRLQELGITVEAEADLNEAFTRFKTLADQKSEIFDEDIIAIMSDSAAAEEGEHYKFISLSQHSETGERPKSRVTFRMGDKEISSEAEGNGPVDASLNAIEGIAKSGAEQLLYSVNAITSGTQSQGEVTVRLAKGGRIVNGVGTDPDIIAASAKAYLAALNKLHDPSQAKLNAQMTP
- the pssA gene encoding CDP-diacylglycerol--serine O-phosphatidyltransferase, with protein sequence MTTFRRRGRIDRSRLPHQHTATSDKQWAEELGDGVDYEVEELHPQKPRLRSKGIYLLPNAFTTAALFCGFFAIVNAMNHQFEMAAIAIFASLVLDGMDGRIARMTNTQSAFGEQYDSLADMVSFGVAPALVAYEWALKDLGKWGWLAAFTYCAGAALRLARFNVNTGVVDKKFFQGLPSPAAGALMAGFIWLADDNKIPVRDTAIPWVTFFIAVYAGLTMVSNARFYSGKALDVRYRVPFGVMVLMILTFVLISSNPPLTLFGLFVVYSISGYVIWAWERLSGKRFS